The stretch of DNA CGCCGCACGGTTCTACTCGATCGTTCTTACCGACTGCGGCACGGGAATCGTGCACTCGGTTATGCGGGCCACGCTGCAGCGCGCCGATTCGATCGTGATCGTTTCTGGTGGCAGCGTCGATGAAGCCCGATTGGCCTCCGAGACACTCACCTGGCTCGAAGCAAACGGATACGGTGCGCTCGTGAGCAATGCCATCGTTGCGCTCAACACGGCAACCCAGGGAACGAACCTGGTCAAGCTTGAAGAGATTGAGTCTCATTTCAGGTCGCGCGTTCGCGAGATCGTACGGATTCCGTACGACCCGCAGTTGGCTGCCGGCAGCGTGGTGTCCTATAAGGATCTTCAACCGATTACTCAGCTGGCGTCGCGTACTCTGGCTGCTCTGGTCGTGGAGGGTCTTCCGGCCACGCGGGCCGTCTAGGCACATTCGCTGCACCACTCTGCTGCGCCATCTGTCAACCGCTACGTTCTATCAGGGAGTCACTGTGCCTGAGCGCCCGATTCGTCTCTTCGGAGATCCCGTCTTGAAAACCGTGTCCGAGCCGATCGCATCGATCGATGATCGGGTGCGTGGTCTGGTTGCCGACCTCGTCGACAGCGTCAAGCTTCCCGGCCGTGCCGGGGTCGCTGCTGCGCAGATCGGTGTGAACCTGCGAGCCTTCAGCTACAACATCGACGGTGAAATCGGCTACGTGCTGAACCCGGTGATCGTCGAGCTGTCGGGCGAACCCGAGCTCGTCGATGAGGGATGTCTCTCGGTGCCCGGCCTCTGGTATGCAACCCAGCGTTATCCGTTCGCTCGTGTGAGCGGAATTGATCTGGCGGGCTCTGCCATCGAGGTGTCGGGCTTCGGGCTGATGGCTCAGGCGTTGCAGCACGAAACCGACCACCTCGACGGTTTGCTGTACCTGGACCGGCTCGATCGGGAGAGCCGCAGGGCCGCGATGAAGGAAGTGCGCGAGTCGGACTGGTTCTGACCTGCACCGACGAAGCGCCGCCCACGACGTGGGCGGCGCTTCGTCGTCTCGGCAGGGCTAGTCGCGGATCACGGGCTGACTCTCGGTGACGGTCGAGCCCGCGTACATGCGCTCCACGCTGTCCGCAAAGTCCCGCATGATGATGTTGCGCTTGATGCTGAGCTTCGGAGTCAAATAGCCATCGGCTTCGGTCAGTTCGATAGAGAGCACCTCGAACTTGCGAATCGATTCGGCCCGGGACACTCGGTCATTGGCGCTGTCGACGGCGCGCTGAACCTCGGCCAGGACCGCCGGGTTCTTGGCCGCTTCGGCCAGAGAGAGACCGGCGTCCTCGCCGTTATTGTTCAGCCAGACCGGCAGCATTTCGGGGTCGAGCGTAATCAGCGCGGCAATGAACGGCTTCTGGTCGCCGACGACGATGACCTGCCCGATCAGCGGGTTGGATCGGATCGGGTCCTCGAGCGCGGCCGGGGCAACATTCTTGCCGCCGGCGGTGACGATGATCTCTTTCTTACGACCGGTGATGGTGAGAAAGCCGTCGTCGTCGAAGGAGCCGAGGACGCCGGTCTTAAACCAGCCGTCCTCGAACCCCTCGGCCGTGGCCTGTGGGTTCTGCCAGTATTCTTTGAAGATGTCGACGCCCTTGATCGACACCTCGCCCGAATCGTCGACGCGCACAGACACGCCGGGAAGCGGCGGGCCGACGGTGCCGATCTTCGATTTGGTGGCGAGGTTCACCGTGGCCGGAGCAGTGCTTTCGGTGAGACCGTAGCCTTCGAGAATCACGATTCCGAGGCTGTGGAAGAAGTGCCCAAGGTGCGCACCGAGAGGGGCAGAGCCCGAGACGGCATACCGGACATTGCCGCCCATTGCGGTGCGCAATTTGCTGTACACGAGCCGGTCGTAAATCGCGAACGCGATCTTCTTCCGAAGCGGGATCGTCGCTCCGGCTTCAACCAGTTGCGAATGCTCGACAGCGAGTGCGGCCGCGGCGCGGAAGATCTTGCCCTTGCCGCCGGCTTCAGCCTTCTGCTCGGCCGAGTTGTAGACCTTCTCGAAGACGCGGGGGACAGCCAACAGGAATGTGGGTTTGAAGCTGCCGAGTGACGGCAACAGTTGCTTGGTGTCGGCCTGGTGCCCCACGCGCACACCGGAGTGGACACAGAGCACGGCGATGAAGCGCGCGAACACGTGGGCGATCGTGATGAAGAGCAGGGTGGAAGCGCCATCCTCATGGACAAGCACCTCACGGAGTGCGACGCCTGAGTTACGGCTGGTTTCAACGAAGTTCGAGTGCGTGAGCACACAGCCCTTGGGCTTGCCCGTGGAACCCGACGTGTAGATGAGGGTGGCAATGTCCTCGCCGACGGCAAGACTGCGGCGGCGCTCAATTTCGGCATCCGTCACATCGGTTCCCGCGGCGACGAGTTTGTCGAGGTCGTTCAGGTCGATCTGCCAGACAGAGCGAATCCGCGGAAGGTCGGGGTGAACCTCGTCGAACTTCGAAAAGTGATCGGCGGTCTCGACGATGATCGATGTGGCTCCAGAGTCGCTCAGGTTCCACTGAATCTGGCTCGGAGCGCTGGTCTCGTAAATCGGCACGAGGATCGCACCGGCGAACCAGACGGCGAAGTCGATCAGCGTCCACTCGTAACGGGTCTTGCAGATCAAACCGATCGTGTCGCCGGGCTCGATACCCGCGGCAACGAAGCCCTTCGCCAGGGCGATGACCTGGGCGTGGAACTCTGCAGTTGTCACGGGCAGCCAGCCCGCGGCGCTCGGCAGTGAAAAGAGCACCAAATCGGGCGTGGCGGCTAGCCGATCGACGAGCAAATCAGTGCAATTGGCGCGCGGGTCCGCGGGGACTACGGCAGGCATGTCGATCTGTTTCACGGCAACTCCTTTGGTACCGGGCGGGCGAGGTTCGCAGCTCACCGCGCGGCGGATTGAGGCTTTCGCCCTGCGTTTAGCTGGTTTACTACACTATAGGGGTGCTGCCCCCCAGTATTGGGGAGCCTGCTCCCTGCTCTGAACCCCAGCCCGATTACCGGAAGGCATTCGACGTGCACGCGATTGGCATCGATATCGGCGGCACAAAGATCGCCGGGGGGATCGTCGACGAATTCGGAACTATTCTGCGTGCGGAGCGGGTGCCGAGCCCAGCCGACGATCCGCGCGCAATGGAAGATGCCGTCGTCGCGATGATCACGTCGCTGTCAAGCGGCGAACAGATCGGCGCCGTCGGAGTTGCCGCGGCGGGTTTCATCGACTCTGCCCAATCAACCGTCTATTACGCCCCGAACATCAACTGGCGCAACGAGCCGTTTCGTACCAAGCTCGAGGCGCGCATCGACCTGCCCGTGATTGTCGAGAATGATGCGAACGCGGCAGGATGGGCGGAGTTTCGCTATGGCGCCGGGCGCCTCTACAGCGACATGGTCACTCTCACGATCGGCACGGGTGTCGGCGGGGCGATCGTCGCCAACGACCGACTCTTCCGCGGCGGTTTCGGCGCCGCCGCCGAGTTGGGTCACCTGCGGCTCGTTCCCGACGGGCTGCCCTGCGGGTGTGGCGCGCGCGGGTGCATCGAACAGTACGGGTCGGGTCGGGCGCTTCTGCGTATCGCAAACGAGTGTGCGGATGCGCCAGGCGTGGGCGTCGCACTCGCCGCACGGCGCGAACGCAACGGCGTGCTGACCGGGGCGGATGTCGGGCACCTGATCATGGCTGGCGATGAGGGGGCTCTCGCGGCATTGCGCCAACTAGGAGCGTCGTTGGGTCAGGCCTGTGCAAGCCTGGGTGCCGTTCTCGACCCCCAAGTGTTCGTCTTTGGTGGAGGAGTGGCCGCGGCCGGAGATCTGTTGCTTGAGCCGATTCGCGCCGCTTATCGTGACCACCTTCCCGCCCGGGGCTACCACCCCGAGGCAGAATTCGCCATCGCTGAGCTCGTCAACGACGCCGGTGTGGTGGGCGCAGCCGATCTCGCGCGGCTCGGCGCCGACGCGCAGTAGTCTGAAAGAGTTGACGTCGACCTGTGAGAAAGAAGGAGCCGCAATGTTCTACTGGATCATGAAGAACATTGTCGTCGGTCCGGTGCTGCTCGGGCTGTTTCGTCCATGGGTGATCGGCCTGGAGAACATCCCGAAAAACGGTGCTGTGATTCTCGCGAGCAATCACCTTTCCTTCATCGACTCTGTGTTCTTGCCACTCGTCGTGCCCCGTCGAGTCGCCTTTTTGGCCAAGAGCGAATACTTCACCGGCACCGGACTGAAAGGCTGGGCTACCCGGCTGTTCATGACGGCGAGTGGGCAAATTCCGATCGATCGATCGGGTGGCAAGGCCTCAGAAGACTCGTTGAACACGGGCCTGCGCGTGCTGGGTTCGGGGGGCGTTCTCGGTATCTACCCCGAGGGAACCCGCAGCCCGGACGCGAAACTGTACCGAGGTCGCACCGGTGTGGCCCGCATGGTGCTGGAGGCCGGCGCTCCCATCGTTCCGGTCGCGATGATCGACACCGAGAAGGCGATGCCGACCGGAACTCGGCTGCCGCGTGTGCGTCGTATTGGCATCATTATTGGAAAACCGCTCGACTTCAGCCGGTTCGAGGGCATGGAGGGTGATCGCTTCGTGCTGCGCAGCGTTACCGATGAGTTGATGTACGAGCTGCGGCAGCTCAGCGAACAACGCTATGAGGACGTCTACGCGAGCAGCGTGAAAGAAAAGCGCGCAACCCTTTCGCGGTAAGCTTCGTCAATCGCTGTCGTTTTGACAGACGACCCCCACATCGCGGCGTCAGTACGTGCGCGCCGCCGAAGAGAAACAGGAACCCGTCAGTGGTAGACCCCACCGAACCAGTCGTATTGGCAGACGAATCTGTGATCGCGGGCCTGGACTATTGGCGCACGCTCCCCATCAAGCAGCAGCCCTCGTGGCCCGATGCAGGCGCCGTGGCCGCGGCATCCGCCGAGTTGGAGACTCAGCCGCCACTCGTCTTCGCGGGCGAGGTCGACATTTTGCGCGACCGTTTGGCCGAAGCGGCCCGCGGAGAGGCATTCCTGCTGCAGGGCGG from Leifsonia psychrotolerans encodes:
- a CDS encoding lysophospholipid acyltransferase family protein, whose product is MFYWIMKNIVVGPVLLGLFRPWVIGLENIPKNGAVILASNHLSFIDSVFLPLVVPRRVAFLAKSEYFTGTGLKGWATRLFMTASGQIPIDRSGGKASEDSLNTGLRVLGSGGVLGIYPEGTRSPDAKLYRGRTGVARMVLEAGAPIVPVAMIDTEKAMPTGTRLPRVRRIGIIIGKPLDFSRFEGMEGDRFVLRSVTDELMYELRQLSEQRYEDVYASSVKEKRATLSR
- a CDS encoding AMP-binding protein, which produces MKQIDMPAVVPADPRANCTDLLVDRLAATPDLVLFSLPSAAGWLPVTTAEFHAQVIALAKGFVAAGIEPGDTIGLICKTRYEWTLIDFAVWFAGAILVPIYETSAPSQIQWNLSDSGATSIIVETADHFSKFDEVHPDLPRIRSVWQIDLNDLDKLVAAGTDVTDAEIERRRSLAVGEDIATLIYTSGSTGKPKGCVLTHSNFVETSRNSGVALREVLVHEDGASTLLFITIAHVFARFIAVLCVHSGVRVGHQADTKQLLPSLGSFKPTFLLAVPRVFEKVYNSAEQKAEAGGKGKIFRAAAALAVEHSQLVEAGATIPLRKKIAFAIYDRLVYSKLRTAMGGNVRYAVSGSAPLGAHLGHFFHSLGIVILEGYGLTESTAPATVNLATKSKIGTVGPPLPGVSVRVDDSGEVSIKGVDIFKEYWQNPQATAEGFEDGWFKTGVLGSFDDDGFLTITGRKKEIIVTAGGKNVAPAALEDPIRSNPLIGQVIVVGDQKPFIAALITLDPEMLPVWLNNNGEDAGLSLAEAAKNPAVLAEVQRAVDSANDRVSRAESIRKFEVLSIELTEADGYLTPKLSIKRNIIMRDFADSVERMYAGSTVTESQPVIRD
- a CDS encoding peptide deformylase, translated to MPERPIRLFGDPVLKTVSEPIASIDDRVRGLVADLVDSVKLPGRAGVAAAQIGVNLRAFSYNIDGEIGYVLNPVIVELSGEPELVDEGCLSVPGLWYATQRYPFARVSGIDLAGSAIEVSGFGLMAQALQHETDHLDGLLYLDRLDRESRRAAMKEVRESDWF
- a CDS encoding ROK family glucokinase produces the protein MHAIGIDIGGTKIAGGIVDEFGTILRAERVPSPADDPRAMEDAVVAMITSLSSGEQIGAVGVAAAGFIDSAQSTVYYAPNINWRNEPFRTKLEARIDLPVIVENDANAAGWAEFRYGAGRLYSDMVTLTIGTGVGGAIVANDRLFRGGFGAAAELGHLRLVPDGLPCGCGARGCIEQYGSGRALLRIANECADAPGVGVALAARRERNGVLTGADVGHLIMAGDEGALAALRQLGASLGQACASLGAVLDPQVFVFGGGVAAAGDLLLEPIRAAYRDHLPARGYHPEAEFAIAELVNDAGVVGAADLARLGADAQ